A single region of the Salipaludibacillus sp. LMS25 genome encodes:
- a CDS encoding alpha-mannosidase, which translates to MFYKIEKLQNRVNELDRYRYRESKNIDFFHMYEPEAGKETILPNSYTDKKMKVNDCWRGRDTYIWLNRTLEIPAAWSGKKVVVYLDLGRTGGGTNSGFESLLYVNKAPFQGVDSNHQEVILLADAAEKTVELDIMMWSGLEGGGHPQEQYYRLKEAWYGFLDEEVDELYYKSKAIVDTLGRQDTNDPTYASVLASLDTAFKKVDWSYPGSEHFYSSLEQALSLLNKRMGEIEKHDNVTIHTIGHSHIDLAWLWRTKHTKEKAKRTFSTVLRLMELYPDYTYLQSQPQLYEWLKEEEPELFEAIKEKVKDGQWEVEGGMWVEADCNIPSGESFVRQLLYGKNFFKKEFGKITKVLWLPDVFGYSWSLPQILKKSGIDTFMTTKISWNQYNRMPHDTFYWRGIDGTEILTHFITTPEPGRAENSWFYTYNGLITAETVKGIWKNYRDKEVNQDLLLAYGYGDGGGGVNREMLELKRQYHEMPSLPKITATKVGDYFEKLHDNVTNTDQYIHTWDGELYLEYHRGTYTSQAKMKEMNRKLEMALRKTEILSAWNSLENGWNHYPSVALEKVWKMVLLNQFHDIIPGSSITEVYEDSYKDYNEVARINKGIVESQQQEIVHEAKNNLAFAHFHQYHNPILVTVPNGYEKHRFEVEGTNLVSQVTANGESLLLIERSKPFAYQEIRVNRIEKEQMNSALSHVSLEERTWDTSYYKIQWNVYGQVTSIYDKSSNRELIEAGKTGNTLKLYEDKPLAHDAWDIDLYYQEKYSTIEAFKGCRIIDNGPLRTTLRFNWKQGNLEISQHIHCYRHTKRIDFETEVDWSLRQNLLKVEFPIAVRTTEAIYDIQFGNVKRPTHWNTSWDMARFETVGHKWAALAEPNYGVSLLNDSKYGYAIKDNVIALSLLKGAIHPDPKADVGIHQFTYSLYPFAGVAHKHDVEREATYLNNKLVATPGAVSVPFTGSFLTISSDQVIVDAVKKAEDSDHLIVRLHEMEGTQVQVQLGSFYNVKQWREVTLIEEEYSSPQGEFTNAPMKLNFTPYEIKTVEIVI; encoded by the coding sequence GTGTTTTATAAGATCGAAAAGCTGCAAAATCGTGTAAACGAATTGGACCGCTACCGCTACCGTGAATCGAAGAACATTGACTTCTTCCACATGTATGAGCCGGAGGCAGGGAAGGAGACAATTCTTCCTAACTCTTACACAGATAAAAAAATGAAAGTGAACGACTGCTGGCGGGGGAGGGATACGTATATTTGGCTAAACAGAACATTGGAGATACCGGCAGCCTGGTCAGGTAAAAAGGTAGTCGTATATCTCGATTTAGGACGGACAGGAGGAGGGACTAACTCTGGGTTTGAATCCCTCCTTTATGTCAATAAAGCACCCTTCCAAGGAGTAGATTCCAATCATCAAGAAGTGATTTTATTAGCTGATGCTGCGGAAAAAACAGTAGAACTTGACATTATGATGTGGTCTGGCTTGGAAGGTGGGGGCCACCCGCAAGAGCAATATTACCGTTTAAAAGAAGCGTGGTATGGTTTTTTGGATGAAGAGGTAGATGAACTGTACTATAAATCCAAAGCTATCGTGGATACGCTTGGGAGACAAGATACGAATGACCCGACATACGCTTCTGTACTTGCAAGTCTGGACACTGCCTTTAAAAAAGTGGATTGGTCGTACCCTGGAAGCGAACACTTTTATTCCTCCCTTGAGCAGGCGTTATCCCTACTCAACAAGAGAATGGGGGAAATCGAAAAACACGATAATGTTACTATTCATACGATCGGTCATTCCCATATTGATCTTGCCTGGCTGTGGCGAACAAAGCACACGAAAGAAAAGGCAAAACGAACATTTTCAACTGTTTTGCGATTGATGGAGCTGTATCCAGATTATACGTATTTACAAAGCCAGCCACAATTGTACGAATGGCTCAAGGAAGAGGAACCAGAGCTGTTTGAAGCGATTAAGGAAAAAGTGAAGGATGGTCAATGGGAAGTGGAAGGCGGCATGTGGGTAGAAGCTGATTGTAATATTCCGTCAGGGGAATCCTTCGTCCGCCAACTACTCTATGGTAAGAACTTCTTTAAGAAAGAGTTTGGAAAAATAACTAAAGTCCTTTGGCTGCCAGATGTGTTTGGCTATAGTTGGTCATTACCTCAAATTTTAAAGAAATCTGGCATTGACACGTTTATGACAACGAAAATTAGCTGGAATCAGTACAACCGCATGCCTCATGATACATTTTATTGGCGTGGGATCGACGGGACGGAAATATTAACTCATTTTATTACAACACCAGAACCAGGGAGAGCGGAGAACTCTTGGTTTTATACTTACAATGGTCTCATCACTGCTGAAACAGTGAAGGGAATCTGGAAAAATTATCGTGATAAGGAGGTTAACCAAGATCTGCTTTTAGCCTATGGGTATGGGGATGGAGGAGGTGGAGTCAATCGAGAGATGCTGGAGTTGAAGAGGCAGTATCATGAGATGCCTAGTCTCCCAAAGATCACCGCAACGAAAGTAGGAGATTACTTTGAGAAACTGCATGATAATGTAACGAACACTGATCAGTATATCCACACATGGGACGGCGAGCTGTATTTGGAGTATCATCGTGGGACTTATACGAGCCAAGCAAAAATGAAAGAAATGAACCGAAAATTAGAGATGGCCTTAAGAAAAACAGAAATCCTATCCGCATGGAACAGCCTTGAAAATGGTTGGAACCACTATCCTAGCGTTGCCTTAGAAAAGGTATGGAAAATGGTGCTCTTAAACCAATTCCACGATATTATTCCTGGCTCCTCCATTACTGAGGTGTATGAAGATTCCTATAAGGACTATAACGAAGTTGCTAGAATAAATAAGGGGATTGTTGAATCCCAGCAACAGGAAATCGTGCATGAAGCAAAGAATAACTTAGCTTTCGCACACTTTCACCAATATCATAACCCAATTCTTGTAACCGTACCGAATGGCTACGAAAAACATAGGTTTGAAGTGGAAGGAACTAACCTAGTAAGTCAGGTAACAGCTAATGGAGAGTCCCTGCTATTAATTGAGAGGAGTAAACCTTTCGCCTACCAAGAGATTCGTGTAAATAGAATAGAAAAGGAACAGATGAATTCAGCGCTCAGCCATGTGTCTCTGGAAGAACGGACATGGGATACCTCTTATTACAAGATACAGTGGAATGTTTACGGACAGGTTACTAGTATTTATGATAAGAGTTCCAATCGAGAATTAATTGAGGCCGGAAAAACCGGGAATACCCTAAAATTATATGAAGATAAACCTTTGGCACATGATGCTTGGGATATCGATTTATATTATCAGGAGAAATATTCTACTATTGAAGCATTCAAAGGGTGTAGAATAATAGATAACGGGCCGTTGAGGACAACGCTTCGTTTTAATTGGAAACAAGGAAATTTAGAAATTAGCCAACATATTCATTGCTATCGTCATACTAAAAGAATCGATTTTGAAACGGAAGTGGATTGGTCTTTACGCCAAAACTTATTAAAAGTAGAATTCCCAATTGCAGTACGTACGACAGAAGCGATCTATGACATTCAGTTTGGAAATGTGAAGCGCCCAACCCATTGGAATACATCATGGGACATGGCGAGATTTGAAACTGTAGGGCATAAGTGGGCCGCCCTCGCAGAACCGAATTATGGCGTCAGTTTACTGAATGATAGCAAGTATGGGTACGCCATTAAAGATAATGTTATCGCTCTTTCCTTATTAAAAGGTGCGATCCATCCAGACCCTAAAGCGGATGTAGGGATTCATCAGTTCACCTACTCCCTTTATCCATTCGCAGGTGTAGCACATAAGCATGACGTAGAGCGGGAAGCGACCTATTTAAACAACAAACTAGTGGCTACTCCTGGTGCGGTTTCAGTGCCGTTTACCGGGTCATTTCTCACGATTTCAAGTGACCAGGTAATTGTTGATGCAGTAAAGAAAGCTGAAGACAGTGATCACTTAATAGTAAGACTTCATGAAATGGAAGGAACACAGGTACAGGTTCAGCTGGGGAGTTTTTATAATGTAAAACAATGGCGTGAAGTAACATTAATAGAGGAGGAGTATTCATCTCCTCAGGGGGAGTTCACTAATGCCCCTATGAAATTAAATTTTACCCCATATGAAATAAAAACAGTGGAAATAGTAATCTGA
- a CDS encoding YesL family protein: MFNHIGGFFTEASCWIWRMMQLNWLWLSHILLGGVVLGVFPATVAMFAITRKWLQGELDHPMYREYHQYYRQNFWKVNGLGWVYLVLGAFLVYDLYLVTQISGMIALLSSMLLIVMSLMYLFSFFYLFSYYVHFNQTFKNYLIQPFIITLLSFKQNILIAIGLTLVGYLIYHIPGLILFTLGVMPSYWVMKVSLNRFREIQTQPESIVGGTT; the protein is encoded by the coding sequence ATGTTTAATCATATAGGAGGTTTCTTCACCGAAGCTAGTTGTTGGATATGGAGAATGATGCAATTAAATTGGCTGTGGTTAAGTCATATTTTATTAGGTGGTGTTGTGTTAGGAGTGTTCCCGGCAACTGTGGCTATGTTTGCTATAACAAGAAAATGGCTTCAGGGAGAACTGGACCACCCAATGTATAGAGAATACCATCAGTATTATCGACAAAATTTCTGGAAGGTCAATGGATTAGGGTGGGTTTATTTAGTATTGGGAGCATTCCTAGTGTATGACCTTTATCTGGTGACTCAAATTAGCGGTATGATTGCCTTGTTGAGCAGCATGTTATTAATAGTAATGTCACTAATGTATTTATTCTCTTTCTTTTATTTGTTTTCTTATTACGTTCATTTCAACCAAACATTTAAAAACTATTTAATACAACCATTTATCATCACACTACTAAGCTTTAAGCAAAATATACTAATTGCCATCGGTTTAACTTTAGTAGGTTATTTAATCTATCACATACCAGGGTTAATCCTGTTTACTCTTGGAGTCATGCCATCTTATTGGGTGATGAAAGTCTCTTTAAATCGCTTTCGGGAGATACAGACTCAACCTGAATCTATTGTTGGAGGGACGACATGA
- a CDS encoding glycoside hydrolase family 125 protein — protein MTTDYKKIPASLQRVINRVKDMYPNDKEIQKLFENCFINTYETTLKEDEVGTFVMTGDIPAMWLRDSSAQVRPYLTVASEDREIASMLKQVIERQWAYILHDPYANAFNRTADNKGHQQDRTKMSPWIWERKYEVDSLCYPIQLVYLYWKATRDNSILNPTLKKVVEAIYEVWKVEQNHEKSSPYLFERDDCRVSDTLLRNGKGGYSVKTGMTWSGFRPSDDACLYGYLIPANMFAVVVLDYAREMLTVMKETELAEKVTKLSREIKTGIETYGKVDHPVFGEIYVYETDGDGHVNLMDDANVPSLLSMPYLGYVAPTDQTYLNTREFILSRHNPYYYEGEKASGMGSPHTPDHYVWHIALAIQGMTAVERGEKDRILATFKNTHGSTYYMHEGFDVDRPENYTRSWFAWANSMFSEFILSEMGIYVPGSPLECQRGKEVDNRVL, from the coding sequence ATGACAACGGATTATAAAAAAATTCCAGCATCCTTACAAAGGGTTATAAATCGAGTAAAGGATATGTATCCGAATGACAAAGAAATACAAAAGCTGTTTGAAAATTGCTTTATTAACACCTATGAAACCACTTTAAAGGAAGATGAAGTGGGGACATTTGTCATGACTGGTGATATCCCAGCAATGTGGTTAAGAGATTCCTCTGCCCAAGTACGGCCTTATTTAACTGTCGCATCGGAGGATCGAGAAATTGCTTCCATGCTCAAGCAAGTGATTGAGCGGCAATGGGCGTATATCCTTCATGATCCATATGCCAATGCGTTTAATCGAACGGCAGATAATAAGGGGCATCAACAGGACAGAACAAAAATGAGCCCTTGGATATGGGAGCGGAAATATGAAGTAGATTCCTTATGCTATCCGATCCAATTGGTGTATTTGTATTGGAAGGCAACGAGAGACAATTCAATTCTAAACCCCACTTTGAAGAAAGTCGTGGAAGCAATTTATGAGGTTTGGAAGGTGGAACAGAATCATGAGAAGAGTTCGCCTTATCTGTTTGAACGGGATGATTGCCGCGTTTCAGATACCCTACTTCGAAATGGCAAAGGTGGATATTCTGTCAAAACGGGGATGACATGGTCTGGTTTTCGTCCCAGTGATGATGCGTGTCTATACGGTTACTTAATCCCTGCAAATATGTTTGCGGTAGTAGTACTAGATTACGCGAGAGAGATGCTAACTGTGATGAAAGAGACAGAACTAGCTGAAAAAGTTACGAAACTTTCCCGGGAGATAAAAACAGGGATTGAAACATACGGGAAAGTTGACCACCCTGTATTTGGAGAAATCTATGTGTATGAAACAGATGGAGACGGACATGTCAATCTGATGGATGATGCAAATGTTCCAAGCTTGCTTTCCATGCCTTATCTAGGATATGTTGCACCGACGGATCAAACCTACTTAAATACGAGAGAGTTTATACTAAGCCGGCATAATCCTTATTATTATGAGGGGGAAAAAGCATCTGGAATGGGAAGTCCTCATACCCCAGATCATTATGTATGGCATATCGCTTTAGCCATCCAAGGAATGACTGCCGTTGAGAGAGGAGAAAAGGACCGTATTTTAGCTACGTTTAAAAACACTCATGGGTCTACTTATTATATGCATGAGGGGTTTGATGTGGACAGACCAGAGAACTATACTCGCTCGTGGTTTGCCTGGGCTAATTCCATGTTCAGTGAATTTATTTTAAGCGAAATGGGGATCTATGTACCCGGAAGTCCTTTAGAATGTCAAAGAGGTAAGGAGGTAGATAACCGTGTTTTATAA
- a CDS encoding ROK family protein, whose protein sequence is MVGLLTVDIGGTFTKIGFVSMEGELTDRQEHPTPETLSQFLSIVDAYVNHQKKRLTIQGIAISSPGSVSESGEIDGHSAVPFLHEGNFRESVENYFQLPTTVENDSNCVALGELWNGAAKRVSTFACIVCGTGIGGSIVINGKLHKGANLHGGEFGYIPVSNTSEKFRTWSEIGSSSALTRRLRKTAPYYENWTGPLVFEHAEDHEQAKESINIFFRTLATGVFAIQYMLDPDEIIIGGGITRQACFMEELTAHLDVLFDAKPFAKVRPKVTLCHHLDKAQLFGAVYVWMEKYGRGDRDV, encoded by the coding sequence ATGGTTGGTTTATTGACAGTAGACATCGGTGGTACGTTTACAAAAATTGGTTTCGTTTCAATGGAAGGAGAGCTAACGGACAGACAGGAGCACCCCACTCCTGAAACATTAAGTCAATTTCTCTCCATAGTAGATGCTTATGTCAACCACCAAAAAAAACGTTTAACAATTCAGGGGATAGCCATCAGCAGTCCAGGAAGTGTATCAGAATCAGGAGAGATAGACGGACACAGTGCCGTTCCTTTCTTGCATGAGGGGAATTTTCGAGAGAGTGTGGAGAACTATTTTCAACTCCCTACCACAGTGGAAAATGACTCAAATTGTGTCGCTCTTGGGGAACTGTGGAATGGGGCAGCCAAAAGGGTGAGTACCTTTGCCTGTATCGTTTGTGGGACGGGAATTGGAGGAAGCATTGTCATAAATGGAAAACTTCATAAAGGGGCCAATTTACATGGTGGAGAATTTGGATATATTCCTGTTTCGAACACTAGTGAGAAATTCCGCACTTGGAGTGAGATCGGCTCATCTTCCGCTCTTACGAGAAGATTAAGGAAGACAGCTCCCTACTATGAAAATTGGACGGGACCGCTTGTATTTGAACACGCTGAAGATCACGAACAGGCGAAGGAATCAATCAATATCTTTTTTCGAACATTGGCCACTGGGGTGTTTGCGATTCAGTACATGCTTGATCCGGATGAAATAATCATAGGCGGTGGAATTACCCGCCAAGCATGTTTTATGGAGGAGTTAACTGCCCATCTTGATGTTTTGTTTGATGCGAAGCCATTTGCAAAAGTACGACCGAAAGTGACACTTTGTCATCACTTGGATAAAGCACAGTTATTTGGGGCTGTGTATGTCTGGATGGAGAAGTACGGAAGAGGTGATCGAGATGTTTAA
- a CDS encoding sensor histidine kinase, with protein sequence MKTLSFFRKISGKLFHRVFFTYSTIIILTMSSLFLFLSNYYSDFIVQREIDKHGTIIDEIKSDFHEKHQFVSQGVRNLYLEKDLIQDLAFALQHDYEDYIGYRLEKFANSDSFVPYNFDIYVKNYFSRDDTVVALDIKNDTLGTEYFYLFNHLRWYENTQKGTGKGIDGKGNSTFYTVDEIINDPIYLERLGTLSIHFTYENVERILSLRDDTLQGTFLVTDEEMNVSFLHGDLADGVLEDIRFGTVQKEVKLDDLYYIQTSVEPVSNLMITSIIPRKELASLFTYKITILLIIIVLTVIAIVLPYFSLRGHSKRVDQIVTKMRKVQEGNLKIKIDTGQGNDDLSVISETFNETLDELNNYIDKVYTSKIKEKEAELASLQAQINPHFLYNTLEAIRMKSLAEGGRTTAKMIVQLSELFRHSLKTAELVTLEEEQNHARQYIELFSFRFPEQLTSFFVGIEELNRHLIPPFILQPLIENFLIHGFKQNSNDNRLVVRMKEKGSTLLIEIEDNGKGIGEDALERIMCKLERGESTSDSIGLINVNERIKLKYGQGYGVTIESIPDVKTVVTVKLPVIER encoded by the coding sequence ATGAAAACATTAAGTTTTTTTCGAAAAATAAGCGGCAAATTATTTCACCGAGTGTTTTTTACCTACTCCACGATTATAATTCTAACGATGTCCAGCTTATTTTTATTTCTCTCCAATTATTACTCTGATTTTATTGTTCAGAGAGAGATAGATAAACATGGAACGATTATAGATGAAATAAAATCAGATTTTCATGAGAAGCATCAATTTGTATCCCAGGGAGTCCGTAATTTATATCTTGAGAAAGATTTAATACAAGACTTGGCATTTGCTCTACAGCATGATTATGAAGATTATATCGGCTACAGGCTCGAAAAATTTGCAAATAGTGACTCTTTTGTTCCGTACAACTTTGATATTTATGTAAAAAATTATTTTTCCAGAGATGACACTGTCGTTGCTCTGGATATTAAAAATGATACTCTTGGTACCGAGTATTTTTATTTGTTTAATCACTTACGCTGGTATGAAAACACACAAAAGGGAACAGGAAAAGGGATTGATGGAAAGGGGAATTCGACTTTTTATACGGTTGATGAAATAATAAATGATCCTATTTACTTAGAAAGATTAGGTACACTCTCCATCCATTTTACCTATGAGAATGTTGAACGTATCCTTTCCCTTCGAGACGATACGCTTCAAGGAACATTTCTCGTAACTGATGAAGAGATGAATGTGTCTTTTTTGCATGGAGATTTAGCGGATGGTGTTTTAGAAGACATCCGTTTTGGGACTGTGCAAAAAGAAGTTAAGTTAGATGATTTATATTATATTCAAACATCTGTGGAACCAGTGAGCAATTTAATGATTACGTCCATTATACCAAGAAAGGAATTAGCTTCATTATTCACCTATAAAATTACGATCTTATTAATCATTATCGTTTTAACTGTGATCGCTATTGTGTTACCTTACTTTTCTCTAAGGGGTCACTCGAAACGTGTGGATCAGATTGTCACCAAAATGCGTAAAGTCCAAGAAGGTAATTTAAAGATAAAGATTGATACTGGACAAGGCAATGATGATTTAAGTGTGATTTCAGAGACATTTAATGAGACATTAGATGAATTGAATAATTACATTGATAAGGTGTATACGTCGAAAATAAAAGAGAAGGAGGCGGAACTTGCAAGTCTTCAAGCACAGATCAATCCACATTTCTTATATAATACGTTAGAGGCAATCAGGATGAAATCATTAGCAGAAGGTGGTCGGACGACTGCGAAGATGATCGTTCAACTATCTGAATTATTCCGCCATTCTTTAAAAACAGCAGAATTAGTCACATTGGAAGAGGAACAAAATCATGCCCGACAATATATTGAGTTGTTTAGTTTTAGATTTCCAGAGCAACTTACCAGTTTCTTTGTAGGTATTGAAGAATTGAATCGTCATTTAATTCCCCCCTTTATTTTACAGCCTCTAATCGAAAACTTTTTAATCCACGGCTTTAAACAAAATAGCAATGATAATAGACTCGTAGTTAGAATGAAAGAAAAGGGTAGCACCTTACTGATAGAAATTGAGGATAATGGAAAGGGGATTGGTGAAGACGCATTAGAACGAATTATGTGTAAACTGGAAAGGGGAGAGAGTACATCTGATTCAATCGGTTTAATAAATGTAAATGAGCGGATCAAATTAAAATATGGACAAGGTTATGGGGTGACAATAGAGAGTATTCCAGATGTTAAAACAGTTGTAACGGTGAAATTGCCCGTTATAGAGAGGTGA
- a CDS encoding alpha-mannosidase: MMQKKTAHIISHSHWDREWYMSLEEHRYYLIKLFDDLLEKLGEDANFHSFHLDGQTIMVDDYLEVRPEKEVEVKKYIREGRLIIGPWYILQDAFLTSSEANVRNLLYGMKTTKAFGQEGNLGYYPDTFGIYGQAPQLLKQAKIDVAAFGRGVTPTGFNNQVFHQDSYSSPYSELNWESPDGSSILGVLFANWYSNGNEIPVETEKAKEYWEKKLTESEKFAATSKLLYMNGCDHQPLQKNVTDAIKVANELFPEVEFKHSSFQQYIEEVKEELPEILQTIRGELRNQKTDGWSTLVNTASSRIYLKQANDRCQTLLERVLEPLGLLISDKKFHQDFAEYYWKLLMENHPHDSICGCSVDSVHREMTTRFSKVEKGALKFVEEEARGMATAIDTIHEREDAIPLVVFQTAGIARAEVIKKKVAVKKIYFDEINFKEIPEKLKGEILPSYILERADHSTVPVTVKDLGVNFGYDLPHDRFRRPYYAREIEVTFLYHSSNTVGYERCFLVPTEQGNKEEEEAFIWKEDETKLENENILVQFHDNGSYTLVDKRSGLEYKQLGMLEDTGDIGNEYMFKASGDGTRVTTENSHVTLNVLENTRDIASIEVTTSLSLPKEADERLKLEKENLVWHSLRKAGRSEEVEQLIVKSVMTLERKGEGLKVKMTMNNRAKDHRVRVLFPIGKSCSHHYADSIYELVKRPNKPESQWLNPSFDHHMQRFVSLNNSEKGLTVAGKGLHEYEINDDNTIALTVLRSVGELGDWGVFDTPEAQCLGENEAEYMVIPHQKDILSSGAYLTAYHYPLTSIVIQTNQKKGSASKVKELFTWEGDKLVMTACKPSLDGVSMVMRWFNPGGETEQLFLKAEDDNRIYRSTILEDKLDLVGEGTANIKVKPYEIVTLLIEASRINSLIN; the protein is encoded by the coding sequence ATGATGCAAAAGAAAACAGCGCATATTATATCCCACTCCCATTGGGACCGGGAATGGTACATGTCATTAGAAGAACACAGATATTATTTAATAAAGTTATTTGATGATCTGTTGGAGAAATTAGGAGAAGATGCTAACTTCCACAGCTTTCATTTAGATGGTCAGACGATCATGGTGGATGATTATCTCGAAGTCCGTCCTGAGAAAGAAGTGGAAGTGAAAAAATATATCCGGGAAGGAAGATTAATTATTGGTCCTTGGTATATTTTGCAGGATGCATTTTTAACAAGTTCAGAAGCGAATGTAAGGAACCTTCTTTATGGGATGAAAACAACGAAGGCGTTTGGACAAGAGGGGAATCTTGGCTACTATCCTGACACGTTTGGAATATACGGCCAAGCCCCTCAATTATTGAAGCAGGCGAAAATCGATGTGGCAGCCTTTGGAAGAGGAGTGACACCGACTGGATTTAACAACCAGGTATTTCATCAAGACAGTTATTCCTCACCGTATTCTGAATTAAACTGGGAGTCTCCTGATGGTTCCTCTATACTGGGGGTATTATTTGCTAACTGGTATTCCAATGGAAATGAGATTCCGGTGGAGACGGAAAAGGCAAAAGAATATTGGGAGAAAAAGCTGACGGAATCGGAAAAATTCGCTGCTACTTCGAAACTCCTTTATATGAATGGCTGTGACCATCAGCCTCTGCAGAAAAATGTCACCGATGCGATCAAAGTGGCAAATGAGCTTTTTCCAGAAGTAGAATTTAAACATTCCAGTTTTCAGCAGTATATCGAGGAAGTAAAAGAGGAACTTCCGGAAATTCTGCAAACAATACGGGGAGAATTGCGTAATCAAAAAACAGATGGATGGTCAACCCTTGTAAATACAGCGTCATCAAGAATTTACTTAAAGCAGGCTAATGACCGCTGTCAAACATTACTGGAACGGGTGTTGGAGCCGTTAGGATTGCTTATTTCTGATAAGAAATTTCATCAAGACTTCGCAGAGTATTACTGGAAACTGTTGATGGAGAATCACCCACATGACAGTATTTGTGGTTGTAGTGTTGATTCTGTGCATCGCGAAATGACTACTAGATTTAGCAAGGTAGAAAAGGGAGCTTTAAAGTTCGTGGAGGAGGAAGCTAGGGGAATGGCCACGGCCATCGATACGATCCATGAAAGGGAGGATGCGATTCCGTTAGTAGTCTTCCAAACGGCAGGAATAGCAAGGGCAGAAGTGATCAAGAAGAAGGTCGCAGTTAAGAAAATATACTTTGACGAAATTAATTTCAAGGAAATCCCTGAAAAACTTAAAGGCGAGATACTACCTTCCTATATATTGGAACGAGCAGATCATTCGACAGTACCGGTTACGGTAAAAGATTTAGGGGTGAATTTTGGTTATGACCTTCCTCATGATAGGTTCAGAAGACCTTATTACGCCCGAGAAATAGAAGTTACCTTCTTATACCACTCATCCAATACGGTGGGGTATGAAAGATGTTTTCTCGTTCCAACTGAGCAAGGTAACAAGGAAGAAGAGGAAGCTTTCATTTGGAAGGAGGACGAAACTAAATTAGAAAATGAAAATATCCTCGTTCAGTTTCATGACAATGGCTCTTATACGTTAGTGGATAAACGATCTGGGCTGGAATATAAGCAGCTTGGAATGTTGGAGGATACTGGGGATATCGGTAATGAGTACATGTTTAAAGCTTCAGGCGACGGTACCCGCGTTACAACAGAGAATAGTCATGTCACGCTGAACGTGCTTGAGAACACGAGAGATATTGCGTCAATTGAAGTAACAACTTCCCTTTCTCTTCCTAAGGAGGCTGACGAGCGCTTAAAACTTGAAAAAGAAAACCTTGTTTGGCATTCATTAAGGAAAGCTGGTAGAAGTGAAGAGGTGGAACAACTAATAGTGAAATCCGTTATGACCCTAGAGAGGAAAGGGGAAGGGTTGAAAGTCAAAATGACCATGAATAATCGTGCGAAAGATCATCGTGTTCGTGTTCTTTTCCCGATTGGTAAGAGTTGCTCTCACCATTATGCAGATAGCATTTATGAACTGGTGAAACGTCCAAATAAGCCTGAAAGTCAGTGGCTTAATCCTTCTTTCGACCACCATATGCAGCGGTTTGTCAGCTTGAATAATTCAGAAAAAGGGTTAACTGTTGCTGGAAAAGGACTTCATGAATATGAAATTAATGACGATAACACGATCGCGCTGACAGTATTAAGGTCAGTTGGTGAACTGGGAGACTGGGGCGTCTTTGACACCCCAGAAGCACAATGCCTTGGAGAGAATGAGGCTGAATATATGGTGATTCCCCATCAAAAAGACATTCTCTCATCTGGTGCCTATTTAACAGCCTATCATTATCCATTAACATCAATTGTCATACAAACGAATCAAAAGAAAGGAAGCGCTTCAAAAGTGAAAGAACTGTTCACATGGGAAGGCGACAAACTTGTTATGACAGCTTGCAAACCATCCCTTGATGGCGTAAGCATGGTGATGCGCTGGTTTAATCCTGGAGGTGAAACAGAACAACTCTTCCTAAAAGCGGAAGATGACAACCGTATTTATCGATCGACTATTTTAGAAGATAAGCTAGATTTAGTTGGGGAAGGTACAGCTAACATCAAGGTGAAACCATATGAAATAGTAACGCTTTTAATAGAAGCGTCACGGATTAATTCTTTAATAAACTAA